The Actinomyces faecalis genome includes the window ACGGTCTTTCCGGTTGTCGCAGACACTGCGCTGGCCTGCACCGTCATCGTGTAGCGACCCGGTGACTCGAAGAGCCAGTTCGCATGGGTATGGGCAGGACTCTCCTGGCGGATGACCTCACCCTCCGCCAGGGTCAAGGATCCAGAAGCCAAGGAGGCACGGATGTTGCCCGCTAGGTCAGAGGAGAAGAGGAACACTCTGCCTGGCCCGCTCACGGACGCGATGGTCAGGTCCACGGCAGAGAAGTCAGGACGGACCTGGGTGGTGTCCCAGCCTGGGAACAGCGCCTCCTGCTGCGTCGAGCCGTTCTCCGGCAGGTAGTAACCACGTGCGGGCAGGCGGTCGTGGAGACGTGCGGGGATGTCACGCAGCGTGTTGTCACGCACCGCAAGAGTCATCCACGCCGGATCACGCAGCACCGCCTTCCCCGTGGACTCGTCCTTGGCTGCCAGGATCAGCGTGCCCCGATGGGCCAGGACATTGAAAAGGTCAATGTGTCCGTGGTCAACCGTGACGGGGTTCTGGTTGAGGGGCACCTCAGGCTGCGGGGCCGGAGCCGCAGATGGCTCAGCACTGGGCTCAGCACTGGGCACAGGGGCCGGAACCTCAGACGGAGCATCGCTCGGCTCAGGGGCCGGAGCCTCGGACGGCTCAGCAGTCGGCGCAGGGGCCGGAGCCTCAGACGGAGCATCGCTCGGCTCAGGGGCCGGGCGGGTATCCTGCCCAGCCTGCTCAACACGGAAACGCACGGTGAAAGGCTGTGAGCGCAGTTCTTGACCATCGCTTGCGGTGACCACAGCCTGTCCGGTCATCGTGTACAGGCCCGCGTGGGTGAAGAACCAGTGGGCGTGGGTGTGCCCCAGGATCGGCAGCGTGGTGCCAGACTCAACGAAGTAGCGGTTGTCAGCCAGGCACGGGACAACCGCCGAACCATCCTCGGAGAGGGGATCGTTGGCGAACAGTGCGACGCGTCCCGGACCTTCCACGGATGAGAAGTCAATACGTGTGGAGGTAAAACCGTTCTCCCGGAACCCAGGGGCTGACCATCCGGGCTCGAAGTAGTGTGAGGCATTCTCACTGCCGGTGAAATACCCCTGACGGGTCGCCTCTCCCAGCTTGGTGAAGGTGTAGTCGTCCCCGTACGTGCTTGAGCTGATGACGAGCTCAGTCTCGTCGGGGACGTACTGGGTGTTCCGGATTCCGTTAACGACCCGGACAACGGGCTGTCCTGAGTCGGTCAGAACATGAAATGCGTCCGTGTGGCCGGTGGACAGCACCACCCTGCCATCGGCGGCCTGCGCAAGCGCAGGCATGAGGAACATCGTGGCGGCGAGTAGCACCGTCAGACAGGCAGACAGTGCACCCGCAAGACGGGATCGAGTGAGCGTCATGGGCGTCCTTGGGGTGGCAGATACAGCATCGCCCACCCCGACGGAGGCTCACACCTGATGGGAACGACCGGACGTGACGGGCAGGGACATTCTATTGAGAACGGATTTCATTCACAACTGGCACCCCTGTCTTCTCTGCGACATCACCCACGAGCGAGGAACTAGCTGGTCGCAGCCCGCGCCGGAGCGCGGCACGCGGCTGTCACGATTGACACCAACTTTTCCGCAGCGTTCCTCACGCGTCATGACGCTGCCGAGAAACGGCGTCGTTCCAACGACTCCCGGCAAGGACAACGGCGCCGTCCCCCGGACAGAAAAAATCGTTGCCGATCGTGACAGGAGCCAGCCGACGGCGAGCCCGCTCGCGACACACCCGGCCCTGTCTCCCGCCCTCAAGCAACACACGCGCACCGACATCCCACGCATCCACCCACGTCCAGACAAGCAGGTACCGCGGCACCCACTGATGGACACCTTACGTGCCCTGTCAGTGGAGGCCGCGGTACCTGCTCGCTGTCTCAGGCCCTGCGGTGCAGGCGGGTCACCGACTCGGCCCCGCCTGCGCCGTCGGAATCAGAACTGGTAGTCCTCCGAGGAGAAACCGGTTCGGAAGTCGTCGGAGAAGTCCGCGCGGAAGTCAGCGCCGAAGGAGAAGTCGTCCAGCGCGACCGACTCGCCGGTCCCAAACATGTCACCGAAGCCAGCGCGGGAGAAGACTTCCTGCTTGACCTCCTCGGTGGGCTCGACCTCAATGTCGGAGTAACGGGCCAGGCCCGTTCCAGCCGGGATGAGCTTACCGAGGATGACGTTCTCCTTCAGGCCCAGCAGCGGGTCCGACTTGCCGTTCATCGCGGCCTCGGTCAGCACGCGCGTGGTCTCCTGGAAGGAGGCCGCCGAGAGCCAGGAGTCCGTGGCCAGCGAGGCCTTGGTGATCCCCATCAGCTCGGTACGGCCCGAGGCGGTCTTGCCACCCTCAGCCATGACCCGGCGGTTCTCCGCGCGGAAGTGCATGACGTCAACCAGGTCACCCTGGAGCAGGCTCGTGTCGCCGGACTCCAGCACCGTCACGCGGCGCAGCATCTGGCGCACGATGACCTCAATGTGCTTGGAGTGGATGTCCACGCCCTGGGAGCGGTAGACCTCCTGGACCTCCTCCACCAGGTGGCGCTGGGTAGCGCCGACGCTACGCAGGCGCAGGACCTTCTTCGGGTCCACCGGCCCTTCTGTCAGGGCCTGGCCGGGCTCGACGTGGTCACCGTCGGCCACCAGCAGGCGCTGGCGGCGCGAGACCGGGACCACGAGGTCCTCCTCGCCGTCGTCACGCGTGATGACCAGGCGCTTGCCCTCGGCGTCGTCCTCGATCTTGAGCGTGCCGGCAGCCTCGGCCACAGCGGCCTCGCCCTTGGGGGTACGAGCCTCGAAGAGCTCCTGGACACGAGGCAGACCCTGCGTGATGTCCGCGGCACCAGCCGCACCACCGGTGTGGAAGGTACGCATCGTCAGCTGGGTACCGGGCTCACCGATGGACTGGGCGGCGATGATGCCCACAGCCTCACCAATGTCCACGCGCTTGCCGGTGGCCAGCGAGCGGCCGTAGCAGGCCGCGCAGGTGCCGACGGCGGAGTCACAGGTCAGCACGGAGCGGACGGTGATCTCCTCGGCACCGGCCTCGATGGCAGCCGCGACCTCAGCCTCGCCCAGGTCCGTGCCAGCGGCGACGACGACGTCGCCGGTCTCAGTGACGACGTCACGTGCCAGCGTGGTGCCGTACACGGTGGTCGCCAGGATCTCGCTGGGCTCCTTGACGCGCTCGCCGTCAACGTCCTTCCAGGTGAAGATGCGCTTGGCCAGGCCCTTGCGGGTGCCACAGTCATCCTCACGCACAATGACGTCCTGGGACACGTCCACCAGACGACGCGTCAGGTAGCCGGAGTCCGCGGTACGCAGCGCCGTGTCCGCCAGGCCCTTACGGGCGCCGTGGGTGGCGATGAAGTACTCCAGGACGCTCAGGCCCTCACGGTAGTTGGACTTGATCGGACGGTCGATGAGCCGCTGCTTCGGGTCCGCCACCAGGCCTCGCATACCGGCGAGCTGACGGATCTGGTCCCAGTTTCCACGGGCACCGGAGACCACCATCTGGTAGACGGTGTTGCGCTCAGGGAAGTTCTCACGCATGGCCTCGGCCACCTCGGCGGTCGCCTTGGTCCAGATGTCGATCAGCGACTGGTAGCGGTCCTCCTCGGTGAGCGCACCCATCTCGAACTGGTCCTCGATCTCGGCTGCCTCGGCCTCGTAGCGTGCCAGGATCTCCGGCTTGGAGGCCGGGGAGACGACGTCGGCGAAGGCGACGGTGATGCCGGACCAGGTCGACCAGTAGAAGCCGTTGGACTTCAGCTCGTCCAGGGAGGCGGCCACGTCCACGCGCGGGTAGGACTCGGCCAGGCGGTTGACGATGTTGCCCAGCTTCTTCTTGTCCACCACGTCATTGACGTAAGGGAAGGTCTCGGGCAGCGCCGTGTTGAACACCGCGCGCCCCAGCGAGGTACGCAGGGTCACGGGCTCGCCCTCGGTCCACCCTTCAGGGGCCTGCCAGCCGGTGGGGGGCGTGATGCCCTCCTCGAAGCGGATGTCGCAGACGGCGTTCATGTCCAGCTTGCCGAAGTCGTGCGCCATGAGCGCCTCGGCGAAGGAGGAGAAGGACGGCACGACCGGGTTGCCCTCGGCGTCCACCTCGACCTCGACCGTGGGGTCAGGGGTCTGGGTGAGGTAGTAGGTGCCGATGATCATGTCCTGAGAGGGCATGGTCACGGGGCGGCCGTCGGAGGGCTTGAGGATGTTGTTGGACGACAGCATGAGGATGCGAGCCTCAGCCTGCGCCTCGGCACCCAGCGGCAGGTGGACAGCCATCTGGTCGCCGTCGAAGTCGGCGTTGAAGGCGCCGCACACCAGCGGGTGCAGCTGGATGGCCTTGCCCTCGATCAGCTGCGGCTCAAAGGCCTGGATGCCCAGACGGTGCAGCGTAGGGGCGCGGTTGAGCAGCACGGGGTGCTCGCGGATGACCTCGGCCAGCACGTCCCACACCTTCGGGTTGGCCCGCTCGACCATCCGCTTGGCGGCCTTGACGTTCTGGGCCTCCTTGAGCTCGACCAGACGCTTCATGACGAAGGGCTTGAACAGCTCCAGCGCCATCTGGCTGGGCAGACCGCACTGGTGGAGCTTGAGCTGGGGGCCGACGACGATGACGCTACGGCCGGAGTAGTCCACGCGCTTGCCCAGGAGGTTCTGGCGGAAACGACCCTGCTTGCCCTTGAGCATGTCGGACAGGGACTTCAACGGGCGGTTACCCACACCGGTGACCGGACGGCCGCGTCGGCCGTTGTCGAACAGGGCGTCCACGGCGTCCTGAAGCATGCGCTTCTCGTTGTTGACGATGATCGTGGGAGCACCCAGGTCCATCAGCCGCTTGAGACGGTTGTTGCGGTTGATGACGCGACGGTAGAGGTCGTTGAGGTCGGAGGTGGCGAAACGACCACCGTCAAGCTGGACCATCGGGCGCAGGTCCGGCGGGATGACCGGGATCGAGTCGAGCACCATGGCCTCGGGGGCCGTGCCGGTGACGCGGAAGGCGTTGATGACCTTCAGGCGCTTGATCGCGCGGGTCTTGCGCTGCCCGGTACCGTTGGCCACGACCTCGGCCAGGGCCTCGGCCTCACCCTCCAGGTCGAAGGTGCGCAGGCGGGCCTGGACGGCCTCGGCGCCCATGGCACCCTTGAAGTAGATGCCGTAGTCGGCCACCATGTCGCGGTACAGGACCTCGTCACCCTCCAGGTCACCGACCTTGAGAGAGACGAAGCGGTCCCAGACCTTGTCCATGTGCTCCAGCGTGCGCTGGTTCTTGCGGCGCAGCGCACCCATCTCACGCTCGGCGGTCTTGCGCAGCTTGTCGCGCTGGGCCTGGTCGGCGCCCTCGGCCTCAAGCTGGGCGAGGTCCTCCTCCAGGCGCTTCTGGCGCGCCTCGACGTCGGCCTGACCGGCCTCCTCAACGTGCTTCTTCTTGACCTCGAGCTCGTTACGCAGCGAGGGAAGGTCGTCGTGACGGCCCTCCTCGTCCACCTCGGTCACCATGTAGGCGGCGAAGTAGATGACCTTCTCCAGGTCCTTGGGCGCGAGGTTGAGCAGGTAGCCCAGGCGCGAGGGAACGCCCTTGAAGTACCAGATGTGGGTCACCGGCGCGGCGAGCTTGATGTGAGCCATGCGCTCACGGCGCACCTTGGAGCGGGTGACCTCCACACCGCAGCGCTCGCAGACGATGCCCTTGTAGCGCACGCGCTTGTACTTGCCGCAGGCGCACTCCCAGTCGCGGGTGGGGCCGAAGATCTTCTCGCAGAAGAGTCCGTCCTTCTCCGGCTTGAGGGTGCGGTAGTTGATGGTCTCGGGCTTCTTGACCTCACCGTGGGACCAGGACTTGATGTCCTCGGAGGTGGCAAGGCCGAGCTGGATGCGATCGAAGACGTTGGCGTCGAGCACAGTTCCTACTTCCGATGTGTCAGCTCATCGATTGTCTGGTGGGGCTGGCGAGCGTTGTTCCAGGACGCTCGCCACCCTGTGGGGCCCGGGAGGGGCGGCCGCTCAGGCCGCCCCTCGACCGGGGCCCGTGGTGGTCAGATCTCGTCGACCGTGGAGGCCATGGCGCCACCGGGGCGGCGGCCCAGGTCGAAACCGAGCTCGTCGGAGGCACGGCGGCCGTCCTCGTCGGTGTCGTCCAGGCCGATGACGTTGCCCTCGGCGTCGAGCGCCTCGACGTTCAGGCACAGCGACTGCATCTCCTTCATGAGCACCTTGAAGGACTCGGGGATGCCGGGCTCGGGGATGTCCTCGCCCTTGACGATGGCCTCGTAGACCTTGACTCGACCGTTGACGTCGTCGGACTTGACGGTGAGCAGCTCCTGGAGGGCGTGGGCGGCGCCGTAGGCCTCCATCGCCCACACCTCCATCTCACCGAAGCGCTGACCACCGAACTGCGCCTTACCACCCAGCGGCTGCTGGGTGATCATGGAGTACGGACCGGTGGAGCGGGCGTGGATCTTGTCGTCCACAAGGTGGTGGAGCTTGAGGATGTACATGTAGCCGACCGAGATCGGGTACGGGAAGGGCTCACCAGAGCGGCCGTCGAACAGACGGGCCTTGCCGTTGGGCGCGATGAGCTGCATGCCGTCGCGGTTGGGCAGCGTCGAGGAGAGCAGGCCCATGAGCTCGTCGTCACGCACACCGTCGAAGACGGGGGTGGCCACAGGCGTACGGGGCTCAGCCTTGACACCGTTGGCGGGCAGACGCACGGCCCACTCCTCGCCGGCCTCACGGGCCGCCGTGGCGTCCCACCCGCGGGAGGCGACCCAGCCCAGGTGCAGCTCCAGGACCTGGCCGACGTTCATACGGCTGGGCACGCCCAGCGGGTTGAGGATGACGTCGACCGGGGTGCCGTCCGCCAGGAAGGGCATGTCCTCGACCGGGTTGATCTTGGAGATGACACCCTTGTTCCCGTGGCGGCCGGAGAGCTTGTCACCGACGGTGATCTTGCGGCGCTGGGCGATGTAGACACGGACCATGTGGTTGACGCCGGCAGGCAGCTCAGCGTCCTCGTTGGAGGCGTCGAACTCGCGCACACCGGTGACGATGCCGTACTCACCGTGGGGCACGCGCAGCGAGGTGTCACGCACCTCGCGGGCCTTCTCACCGAAGATCGCACGCAGCAGGCGCTCCTCGCTGGTCAGCTCGGTCTCGCCCTTCGGGGTGACCTTACCGACCAGG containing:
- a CDS encoding DNA-directed RNA polymerase subunit beta', with amino-acid sequence MLDANVFDRIQLGLATSEDIKSWSHGEVKKPETINYRTLKPEKDGLFCEKIFGPTRDWECACGKYKRVRYKGIVCERCGVEVTRSKVRRERMAHIKLAAPVTHIWYFKGVPSRLGYLLNLAPKDLEKVIYFAAYMVTEVDEEGRHDDLPSLRNELEVKKKHVEEAGQADVEARQKRLEEDLAQLEAEGADQAQRDKLRKTAEREMGALRRKNQRTLEHMDKVWDRFVSLKVGDLEGDEVLYRDMVADYGIYFKGAMGAEAVQARLRTFDLEGEAEALAEVVANGTGQRKTRAIKRLKVINAFRVTGTAPEAMVLDSIPVIPPDLRPMVQLDGGRFATSDLNDLYRRVINRNNRLKRLMDLGAPTIIVNNEKRMLQDAVDALFDNGRRGRPVTGVGNRPLKSLSDMLKGKQGRFRQNLLGKRVDYSGRSVIVVGPQLKLHQCGLPSQMALELFKPFVMKRLVELKEAQNVKAAKRMVERANPKVWDVLAEVIREHPVLLNRAPTLHRLGIQAFEPQLIEGKAIQLHPLVCGAFNADFDGDQMAVHLPLGAEAQAEARILMLSSNNILKPSDGRPVTMPSQDMIIGTYYLTQTPDPTVEVEVDAEGNPVVPSFSSFAEALMAHDFGKLDMNAVCDIRFEEGITPPTGWQAPEGWTEGEPVTLRTSLGRAVFNTALPETFPYVNDVVDKKKLGNIVNRLAESYPRVDVAASLDELKSNGFYWSTWSGITVAFADVVSPASKPEILARYEAEAAEIEDQFEMGALTEEDRYQSLIDIWTKATAEVAEAMRENFPERNTVYQMVVSGARGNWDQIRQLAGMRGLVADPKQRLIDRPIKSNYREGLSVLEYFIATHGARKGLADTALRTADSGYLTRRLVDVSQDVIVREDDCGTRKGLAKRIFTWKDVDGERVKEPSEILATTVYGTTLARDVVTETGDVVVAAGTDLGEAEVAAAIEAGAEEITVRSVLTCDSAVGTCAACYGRSLATGKRVDIGEAVGIIAAQSIGEPGTQLTMRTFHTGGAAGAADITQGLPRVQELFEARTPKGEAAVAEAAGTLKIEDDAEGKRLVITRDDGEEDLVVPVSRRQRLLVADGDHVEPGQALTEGPVDPKKVLRLRSVGATQRHLVEEVQEVYRSQGVDIHSKHIEVIVRQMLRRVTVLESGDTSLLQGDLVDVMHFRAENRRVMAEGGKTASGRTELMGITKASLATDSWLSAASFQETTRVLTEAAMNGKSDPLLGLKENVILGKLIPAGTGLARYSDIEVEPTEEVKQEVFSRAGFGDMFGTGESVALDDFSFGADFRADFSDDFRTGFSSEDYQF